The following proteins come from a genomic window of Polaribacter dokdonensis:
- a CDS encoding FG-GAP-like repeat-containing protein has product MQFQKNSFYFLVIVFFVFVDNVSAQKLFKRVDSTIGFQNLKENNGVSVADFDGDYDLDVFVVSVWKDESGIEATKSKLYRNNGNGSFTDVTVGSGLENLLPTEDLDATYDNFLGLKGYKFGAFWGDYDNDGDPDIFFTYLSKVQLFENLGNGKFKEITEASGITKLNDCENTGAVWFDYDNDSFLDLYIVDWKGCNSNTLYHNNGNGTFSDVTSSTNIITQIDLPGYTPFPFDFNNDGWMDLYLTNDLRKQNQLFINNNGESFTEAAADYGLEANFNDMGIAIGDYNKDGYFDFYISTIANNSLLKGSENNTYTNVAEALLINNTNFSWGTKFGDFDLDGDEDLIVVNGFKNSSEVEYNNVFFENQINNNDATFTTSQITGIEDLTVSVEVLDFDYDFDGDLDLFVTNSDRNSYFYENTKRDASNFNISKWFQLSLEGTLSNRDAIGTRITLITDKDTYVRYYNGVGFLGQSLKPVHFGLDNSTIIEELQINWPSGHVDTYTNLELNTFAKAVENNSYTQLNVQPANKISGCTDPNSCNYNPQATIDDGSCSYLEVSNVINGNSNPAYFSTENYTFNAPENSNITWQIEGGKLIDGQGTSEIIVEWEFKSEGKISVVIGTETCKSELVTLDISISLENIAANKSIARIWNEALLEAIRGDFARPTIHARNLFHTSIALFDAWAVYSETATPYLIGKIVHNFTSNLENFTPLEDIETSRKKAISYAAYRLLSYRFRNSPSKNTTQEKLDDLMNQLNYDINFTSINYQEGNAAALGNYVAAIIISYGNQDGSNELSDFENQFYKPLNKALAPENPGNPEITDPNRWQSLSLDTYIDQSGNLIEGDVIDFLSPEWGSVTPFSLKEKDKIDEVKEGNNYSVYHDFVAPPYLDEANTESSNFYKNGFTQVAIWSSHLDPNDNVMWDISPKSIGNLSSNDLPESYSNYDNFYNRFTGGDISEGHSLNPITNTSYASHTVPRGDYTRVLAEFWADGPDSETPPGHWFTILNEVNDHNLIIKKLEGKGDELSHLEWDVKSYFVLGGAMHDAAIAAWSLKGYYDYIRPISAIRYLADLGQSSNENLPNYHPQGILLEPGYVELVLEEDPIAIRNPENVNKIKLYTWRGHNEITDTNTDVAGVGWILAENWWPYQRPSFVTPPFAGFVSGHSTFSRAAAEVLSLFTGDDFFPGGLAEFTAKKNEFLVFEQGPSVDVKLQWATYRDASDQCSLSRIWGGIHPPADDIPGRIIGEKVGIQAFNFALPYFDSSVLSLEENARDALSRVFPNPTNKLQELVVTNTKVNDEFYVIDMSGRIINITQNFNSINNQTEISLVKLSAGVYILSNSKGKSFKIILQ; this is encoded by the coding sequence ATGCAATTTCAGAAAAATAGCTTTTATTTTTTAGTAATTGTATTTTTTGTGTTTGTTGATAATGTAAGTGCTCAAAAGCTTTTTAAAAGAGTAGATAGTACTATTGGCTTTCAAAATTTAAAAGAAAATAATGGAGTTTCTGTGGCTGATTTTGATGGTGATTATGATCTAGATGTGTTTGTAGTTTCTGTATGGAAAGATGAATCAGGAATTGAAGCTACTAAAAGTAAACTGTATAGAAATAATGGTAATGGCTCATTTACAGATGTTACTGTTGGTTCTGGTTTGGAAAACTTATTGCCTACTGAAGATCTAGATGCAACTTATGATAATTTCTTAGGACTAAAAGGGTACAAATTTGGTGCTTTTTGGGGTGATTATGACAATGATGGAGATCCAGATATATTTTTTACTTATTTATCTAAAGTTCAATTATTCGAAAATTTAGGGAATGGAAAGTTTAAAGAGATTACAGAAGCTTCAGGTATCACAAAATTAAATGATTGTGAAAATACAGGGGCTGTTTGGTTTGATTATGATAATGATAGCTTTTTAGATTTGTATATCGTAGATTGGAAAGGCTGTAATTCAAATACCCTATATCATAATAATGGAAATGGAACTTTTAGTGATGTTACTTCTTCTACAAATATAATTACTCAAATAGATTTACCTGGTTATACTCCTTTTCCTTTTGACTTTAATAATGATGGTTGGATGGATCTTTACCTCACCAACGATTTACGTAAGCAGAATCAATTATTTATCAATAATAATGGTGAAAGTTTCACAGAAGCTGCTGCAGATTATGGTTTAGAAGCTAATTTTAATGATATGGGTATTGCTATTGGCGATTATAATAAAGATGGTTATTTCGATTTTTATATATCTACTATCGCCAATAATTCTCTATTAAAAGGTAGTGAGAATAATACCTATACCAATGTTGCAGAAGCGCTTTTAATAAATAATACCAATTTTTCATGGGGAACTAAATTTGGCGATTTTGATTTAGATGGTGATGAAGATTTAATCGTTGTTAATGGTTTTAAAAATTCAAGTGAAGTAGAATATAACAATGTCTTTTTTGAAAATCAAATCAATAATAATGATGCTACATTTACTACTTCTCAAATAACAGGTATAGAAGATTTAACTGTTAGTGTAGAGGTTCTTGATTTCGATTATGATTTTGATGGCGATTTAGATCTCTTTGTAACCAATTCAGATCGAAATTCATATTTCTACGAAAACACCAAAAGAGATGCATCTAATTTTAATATCTCTAAATGGTTTCAATTAAGTTTAGAGGGTACTTTATCTAATAGAGATGCAATTGGTACAAGAATTACTTTAATTACAGATAAAGATACTTATGTAAGATATTATAATGGAGTAGGATTTTTAGGGCAGAGTTTAAAACCTGTTCATTTTGGATTAGATAATTCAACAATTATTGAAGAACTACAAATTAATTGGCCTTCAGGTCATGTGGATACTTACACTAATTTAGAGCTAAATACATTTGCAAAAGCAGTAGAAAATAATTCTTACACCCAATTAAATGTTCAGCCAGCCAATAAAATATCTGGTTGTACAGACCCAAATTCGTGTAATTATAATCCACAAGCTACCATAGATGATGGCTCTTGTAGTTATTTAGAAGTGTCTAATGTTATCAATGGAAACTCAAATCCAGCATACTTTAGTACTGAAAATTATACATTTAATGCTCCAGAAAACTCAAATATTACTTGGCAAATAGAAGGAGGAAAACTCATAGATGGTCAAGGTACATCAGAAATAATAGTTGAATGGGAATTTAAAAGCGAAGGAAAAATTAGTGTAGTTATAGGCACTGAGACTTGTAAAAGTGAGCTAGTTACTCTTGATATAAGTATTAGTTTAGAGAATATTGCAGCAAACAAATCAATTGCACGTATTTGGAATGAAGCTTTGCTAGAAGCGATTAGAGGCGATTTTGCAAGACCAACTATTCATGCTCGTAATTTGTTTCATACAAGTATTGCTTTATTTGATGCTTGGGCTGTTTACAGCGAAACTGCTACTCCTTATTTAATAGGCAAAATAGTCCATAATTTTACCAGTAACTTAGAAAATTTTACACCACTTGAAGATATAGAAACTTCTAGAAAAAAAGCAATTAGTTATGCTGCTTATCGATTATTAAGTTATCGATTTAGAAATTCTCCTAGTAAAAATACAACACAAGAAAAGTTAGATGATTTAATGAATCAACTAAACTATGATATAAATTTTACTAGCATAAACTATCAAGAAGGAAATGCTGCAGCATTAGGAAATTATGTTGCAGCAATAATTATTAGTTATGGAAATCAAGATGGGTCTAATGAATTATCAGATTTTGAAAATCAGTTTTACAAACCTTTAAATAAAGCTTTAGCTCCAGAAAATCCTGGAAACCCAGAAATAACAGATCCTAATAGATGGCAATCTCTTAGTTTAGATACGTACATCGATCAAAGTGGAAACTTGATTGAAGGTGATGTTATTGATTTTTTAAGCCCTGAATGGGGTTCAGTAACTCCTTTTTCACTGAAAGAAAAAGATAAAATAGATGAAGTTAAAGAGGGTAATAACTATTCTGTTTATCATGATTTTGTAGCTCCTCCTTATCTAGATGAAGCAAATACAGAATCATCAAACTTCTATAAAAACGGATTTACTCAAGTTGCAATTTGGAGTAGTCATTTAGATCCTAATGATAATGTAATGTGGGATATTTCTCCTAAATCAATTGGTAATTTATCTTCAAATGATTTGCCAGAATCGTATTCCAATTACGATAATTTTTATAATCGTTTTACAGGTGGTGATATTAGCGAAGGTCATTCATTAAACCCAATTACGAATACAAGTTATGCATCTCATACTGTTCCTAGAGGAGACTATACAAGAGTTTTAGCTGAATTTTGGGCAGATGGTCCAGATTCAGAAACTCCTCCTGGTCATTGGTTTACAATACTAAATGAAGTGAACGATCATAATTTAATAATTAAAAAATTAGAAGGAAAAGGTGATGAGCTTTCTCATTTAGAATGGGATGTAAAATCTTATTTTGTCTTAGGAGGTGCAATGCATGATGCTGCAATTGCAGCTTGGAGTTTAAAAGGATATTATGATTATATCAGGCCAATTTCTGCAATTAGATACTTAGCAGATTTAGGGCAAAGTTCTAATGAAAACTTACCTAATTATCATCCTCAAGGAATTTTACTAGAACCAGGATATGTAGAGCTAGTATTGGAAGAAGACCCTATTGCCATTCGTAATCCTGAAAATGTCAATAAAATTAAGCTCTATACCTGGAGAGGTCATAATGAAATTACTGATACAAATACAGATGTAGCTGGTGTTGGTTGGATTTTAGCCGAAAATTGGTGGCCTTATCAAAGGCCTAGTTTTGTAACTCCTCCTTTTGCAGGTTTTGTCTCTGGGCACTCAACATTTTCGAGAGCTGCAGCAGAAGTCCTATCTTTATTCACAGGAGATGATTTTTTTCCTGGAGGTTTGGCTGAATTTACAGCAAAAAAGAATGAATTTTTAGTTTTTGAACAAGGCCCATCTGTAGATGTAAAATTACAATGGGCAACTTATAGAGATGCTTCAGACCAATGCAGTTTATCACGTATTTGGGGAGGTATTCATCCTCCAGCAGATGATATTCCTGGTAGAATAATTGGTGAGAAAGTAGGAATTCAAGCGTTCAATTTTGCCTTGCCTTATTTCGATAGTTCTGTGCTTTCATTAGAAGAAAATGCTAGGGATGCATTAAGTCGCGTTTTTCCTAATCCCACAAATAAATTACAAGAATTAGTTGTTACTAATACTAAAGTTAATGATGAATTTTATGTAATAGATATGAGTGGAAGAATCATAAATATTACTCAAAATTTTAATTCAATCAATAACCAGACTGAGATTAGCTTGGTAAAGCTTTCTGCAGGGGTTTACATTCTTTCAAATTCCAAAGGCAAGTCTTTTAAAATTATTTTACAGTAA